A genome region from Halorussus pelagicus includes the following:
- a CDS encoding restriction endonuclease subunit S encodes MTEHKASTEKENMSQTSDWVTRPLGELIETIGGGTPKTDNDDYWEGSVRWLTPSEISDEKRLHVSDTERKITQEGLSNSSAKVLPPGSVLMTSRATVGVPVINDVDMATNQGFIGIKPGDEINNEFLLHWIRHKKDLILSRASGSTYPEISQTSFNNLEIDLPPLTEQRKIGRILSVLDEKYELNIDIMQSLEETVQTIYDSWFVSYDIYDGFKESEEGQIPNGFEIVEIGDICGTSGGGTPDTDVSEYWGGKHFWLTPKEVTSLDGSIAYNTERTLTEEGLDNTSAKLMPPESVLLTSRATVGEVVVNKQPMATNQGFICIMPDDTIPPYFLMQLIKDKRPEIESRASGSTYDEISQTSFNGIRIALPPESDRNRFEEIVAPMYEEIHSKQLENDSLRKIRKTLLPKLVSGELRIDNINLERITETNEV; translated from the coding sequence TTGACTGAACATAAAGCGTCTACTGAAAAAGAGAACATGTCCCAGACTTCTGACTGGGTCACTAGACCACTCGGTGAACTCATTGAGACTATTGGTGGTGGTACTCCCAAGACAGATAATGATGACTATTGGGAAGGAAGTGTAAGGTGGCTCACTCCTTCAGAGATTTCTGATGAAAAGCGGTTACATGTCTCCGATACGGAACGGAAGATTACGCAAGAAGGCCTCTCTAATAGTTCTGCTAAGGTGCTCCCTCCTGGGTCAGTATTAATGACAAGCAGAGCGACAGTAGGAGTCCCAGTGATTAATGACGTTGATATGGCGACAAATCAGGGGTTCATTGGGATTAAGCCAGGAGATGAGATTAATAACGAGTTTCTGCTTCATTGGATTCGGCACAAGAAAGATCTGATATTGAGTCGGGCATCTGGATCTACTTATCCAGAAATATCTCAAACTTCATTTAATAATCTTGAGATTGATTTACCTCCACTTACGGAACAACGAAAAATTGGACGCATCTTGTCTGTGCTTGACGAAAAATACGAATTGAATATTGATATAATGCAATCTCTTGAGGAAACTGTACAGACAATATATGATTCGTGGTTTGTGTCGTATGATATCTATGACGGATTCAAAGAGTCAGAAGAGGGTCAAATTCCCAATGGCTTTGAAATAGTTGAAATCGGTGATATTTGTGGAACCTCCGGAGGTGGTACTCCCGATACCGATGTTAGCGAATATTGGGGCGGGAAACACTTCTGGTTAACACCAAAAGAAGTTACATCACTTGATGGCTCAATTGCGTATAATACTGAACGGACACTCACGGAGGAGGGGTTAGATAATACTTCTGCGAAGCTAATGCCGCCAGAGTCCGTCCTACTTACCAGCAGAGCTACAGTTGGAGAAGTTGTTGTTAATAAGCAGCCGATGGCAACCAATCAGGGGTTCATCTGTATCATGCCAGATGATACGATTCCGCCCTATTTCTTGATGCAGTTAATCAAAGACAAAAGACCTGAGATTGAAAGCAGGGCAAGTGGAAGCACATACGATGAAATTAGCCAGACCTCATTTAACGGCATCAGGATTGCTCTCCCTCCTGAATCAGACCGGAACCGGTTTGAAGAAATTGTAGCACCGATGTATGAGGAGATTCATTCTAAGCAATTAGAAAACGATTCCTTGCGGAAAATCCGAAAAACGCTTCTTCCTAAATTGGTATCTGGTGAGTTGAGGATAGATAACATCAACTTAGAAAGAATAACAGAGACCAACGAGGTATAA
- a CDS encoding TATA-box-binding protein — translation MEIVSTMGSGSLGREIDLETLVSELENHLGEIVDANFHGPSMVTVRLKENGPAYTIYRTGTFQIRGAGTELLLTEAFRQFEEVLDDIGVDTTETEFKQVTSVFMEDLGREINLEAFAIALGLEYIEYEPEQFPGLIYRPTQYDVTLLVFASGKVIIGGTTDNKHAKSATQHLRDQLSIFDDC, via the coding sequence ATGGAAATTGTAAGTACAATGGGTAGTGGCTCGCTCGGACGAGAAATTGATTTAGAGACGCTCGTATCCGAGTTGGAGAACCATCTGGGTGAAATCGTAGACGCGAATTTTCACGGCCCCTCAATGGTCACTGTTCGACTGAAGGAGAACGGACCGGCCTACACTATATATCGAACAGGTACGTTCCAAATTCGTGGTGCTGGGACCGAACTGCTGCTAACAGAAGCCTTCCGGCAATTTGAGGAAGTCCTTGATGATATCGGCGTCGATACCACCGAAACTGAATTCAAACAAGTGACCTCTGTGTTTATGGAAGATCTCGGACGTGAAATCAATCTGGAAGCATTTGCTATTGCACTCGGGCTTGAATATATCGAATACGAACCCGAGCAGTTTCCTGGCTTGATTTACCGCCCAACCCAATATGATGTCACTCTCTTGGTTTTCGCTAGCGGGAAGGTTATTATCGGCGGTACAACTGACAACAAACACGCTAAGTCCGCGACTCAGCATCTCAGAGACCAGCTCTCTATTTTCGATGATTGCTGA
- a CDS encoding type I restriction-modification system subunit M, translating into MSINNGDGEFEESLWQSAEGLRGPVESAQYKHIVLGLLFQKYMSDAFEQRREELRDLTYDEDSIYYCGNDDEERQFILEDKDAYHGENVFYVPQEAQWKYLIDNATDPNIGSQIDDAMRAIEEENPERLDGMLPKRYSRIPQDTLEGLLNEFSELDLGNGKDTQDQDIFGRVYEYFIKEFARQEGHRGGEFYTPKHVVELLVEILEPFEGRIFDPFCGSGGMFVQSHKFLERKGVDESQISIFGQEVNDATWRICKMNLYLRGIDGNIQLGDSIRKDQFPNLRADKIITNPPFNMSEWGKETVSEEDSRFKYGMPPSNNANFAFIQHMLSHLDDDGMAGTVMANGSMSIQGQEGEIRKEIVEDDLLDAVITLPDELFYTTSIPVCIWILSRGKDSDEYRDRSGETLFINATELHESIDRTQNRLTEGHIQKIADTVRAYRGEENVEAYEDKTGFCKVTTTDEIEDNNYMITPGRYVGIERDDGDGIPYEVKMEELSAELREQFTRSNELQEEIGKNLEELGF; encoded by the coding sequence ATGAGTATCAATAACGGCGACGGGGAATTCGAAGAAAGCCTCTGGCAATCTGCTGAGGGGCTTCGCGGGCCCGTCGAATCTGCTCAGTACAAGCATATCGTTCTCGGTCTCCTTTTTCAGAAGTATATGTCGGATGCATTTGAACAGCGCCGTGAAGAGTTGCGGGATCTAACTTACGACGAAGACTCGATTTACTATTGCGGTAACGACGATGAAGAACGCCAGTTCATTCTGGAAGACAAGGACGCATACCACGGTGAGAACGTGTTCTACGTTCCCCAGGAGGCGCAGTGGAAGTATCTTATCGACAATGCGACCGACCCCAATATCGGCTCACAAATTGATGATGCAATGCGTGCCATTGAGGAAGAAAACCCAGAACGTCTTGATGGGATGCTGCCAAAACGATATTCGCGCATCCCGCAAGATACCTTGGAAGGCTTACTCAACGAATTCTCCGAGCTAGACCTTGGTAACGGAAAAGATACTCAGGATCAAGACATCTTCGGTCGAGTTTACGAGTACTTCATCAAGGAATTCGCGCGGCAAGAAGGACATCGTGGTGGTGAGTTCTACACGCCAAAACACGTAGTAGAACTGTTAGTTGAGATATTGGAACCCTTTGAGGGACGCATTTTTGACCCATTCTGTGGATCCGGTGGAATGTTCGTTCAGAGTCATAAGTTCCTAGAGCGAAAGGGGGTAGACGAAAGCCAGATTTCCATCTTTGGTCAAGAGGTTAACGATGCCACCTGGCGTATCTGTAAGATGAATCTCTATCTTCGTGGTATCGATGGTAATATTCAACTTGGGGACAGTATTCGGAAAGATCAATTTCCTAATCTCCGTGCAGACAAGATCATTACGAATCCGCCGTTCAATATGAGCGAGTGGGGGAAAGAGACAGTGTCGGAGGAAGACTCTCGTTTCAAGTATGGGATGCCCCCATCGAACAACGCGAATTTCGCCTTCATACAGCATATGCTGTCGCATCTTGATGATGACGGGATGGCCGGTACCGTCATGGCAAACGGTTCGATGTCTATCCAAGGCCAAGAGGGTGAAATTAGAAAAGAAATAGTTGAAGATGATCTCCTTGATGCAGTCATCACTCTACCTGATGAACTGTTCTATACAACTTCAATTCCTGTTTGCATCTGGATACTTAGTCGCGGAAAAGATTCAGATGAATACAGAGATCGGAGCGGTGAAACTCTATTCATCAACGCCACCGAATTACACGAATCAATTGACCGTACACAGAATCGTCTAACTGAAGGTCATATACAAAAAATTGCTGACACCGTTCGTGCTTATCGGGGTGAAGAAAATGTCGAAGCGTATGAGGACAAAACAGGATTTTGTAAAGTTACAACGACTGATGAGATCGAGGATAACAATTATATGATTACTCCCGGTCGGTATGTTGGAATCGAACGTGACGACGGTGACGGAATCCCATACGAGGTAAAAATGGAGGAATTGAGCGCAGAATTACGCGAGCAATTCACACGTTCGAACGAGCTCCAGGAAGAAATTGGAAAGAACTTGGAGGAACTAGGATTTTGA
- a CDS encoding recombinase family protein: protein MTRNVAAYVRVSTADQDEERQRESILNAYEADDVEWFVDVESGASLSRDQYNELRDRVTEFDTVVTAEIDRLGRSFSELASFVEDLRNRNIDLYLTQQPIDTRDADGWMADLMLNMLIVFADAEQKMIQDRVQQGIDKAKRDGKRIGRPPFGYDVEDGFMYQDPVEYNRAQNFIREVKKGRAKSTTAEYFEIPKSAVQSILKRSHQNYEIPFDNDQWKVKRAKVEAGEKLLDPLESDD from the coding sequence ATGACACGTAACGTCGCCGCGTACGTCCGTGTCAGCACTGCTGATCAGGATGAAGAACGGCAACGCGAATCGATTCTCAACGCGTACGAGGCTGACGATGTCGAATGGTTTGTGGACGTCGAATCCGGCGCATCACTTTCCCGTGACCAGTACAACGAGCTCCGTGACCGCGTGACTGAGTTCGACACTGTCGTGACGGCAGAGATTGACCGACTCGGTCGATCATTCTCAGAACTCGCCAGCTTTGTCGAAGATCTTCGAAACCGCAACATCGACCTGTACCTCACTCAGCAGCCCATCGATACGCGTGACGCCGATGGCTGGATGGCAGACCTGATGCTAAACATGCTCATTGTGTTCGCGGATGCTGAGCAGAAGATGATCCAAGATCGCGTCCAACAGGGCATCGACAAGGCGAAGCGTGACGGCAAGCGAATTGGCAGACCGCCGTTCGGGTACGATGTCGAAGACGGGTTCATGTATCAGGACCCGGTCGAATACAACCGCGCTCAAAATTTCATCCGAGAAGTGAAAAAAGGGCGGGCGAAGAGCACAACAGCGGAGTATTTCGAAATCCCCAAGTCTGCAGTACAGTCAATCCTGAAACGCTCGCATCAGAATTACGAGATCCCGTTCGACAACGACCAGTGGAAGGTCAAACGGGCAAAGGTCGAAGCCGGCGAGAAACTGTTAGACCCGCTTGAATCGGACGACTGA
- a CDS encoding twin-arginine translocase TatA/TatE family subunit, with product MPPGRFRAACSRQERVRFPVVVGRGSFGPPEVRRSIHSDEQTDAHSTVHGDGRKYVHEYVHCGVHDYEHRHSMTDVSTYRRDDGCATTRTRFHRHVCRFFIWYPRGTVLPLLSVSPLPESMQPGFIGGMEVGVVLILAVLLFGADRIPRLARSVGESMGATGTGDD from the coding sequence ATGCCGCCCGGGCGCTTCCGGGCGGCGTGTTCCCGGCAAGAGAGAGTGAGATTCCCGGTCGTGGTGGGCCGGGGCTCATTCGGACCGCCGGAGGTACGGCGGTCCATACATTCGGACGAGCAAACAGACGCACACTCGACCGTACACGGAGACGGACGTAAGTACGTACACGAGTACGTACACTGCGGTGTACACGACTACGAACACAGACACTCAATGACGGACGTGTCTACGTACAGGCGGGACGATGGGTGTGCTACCACCCGCACACGTTTTCACCGCCACGTATGCCGGTTTTTCATTTGGTATCCGCGCGGAACGGTGTTACCTCTCTTATCGGTGAGTCCCCTACCTGAGAGTATGCAACCAGGGTTCATCGGGGGAATGGAGGTAGGAGTGGTGTTGATTCTTGCAGTATTACTGTTCGGTGCAGATCGGATTCCGCGGCTCGCACGGTCAGTTGGGGAGTCAATGGGCGCGACGGGAACGGGAGACGATTGA
- a CDS encoding BstXI family restriction endonuclease, whose protein sequence is MGSTLSLCSDKNCRRIEGHDNRHNQHPQDAWKEFMRDADADKVNKTGYATPRGGEKGAYQNHVTRDNKVIIPYERIEDVELDAFQDGYVVRLFPSQYFNEEGGKSREVENIDTDVSVGENAFILYRSRSSFQKLPPKDDWEIRWLERDGEKVDNRTSRAEDRGHYVIRFPGTNSQTKRVEGPPQGIFAPEYATNEDKYLSQCLLAWLITQTLDSPYTEDEYAHLEAILEEEDILEYDFRSKGIIRDGICTCPLCRRPIVYEELHNTVSFDEEDGLSNAGVQIQEVTRSTSVNLFHLKPLVYHELRHAPDDVAWGHASCNTRLGQRRCYSISELKDQNHSVYVSLDDGNSERIGYASRDRRMIRSNDGAVWIKINEEFDEDPLDRVTEFFAEEETVDDN, encoded by the coding sequence ATGGGATCCACATTGTCTTTGTGTAGTGACAAAAATTGTAGAAGAATTGAAGGACATGATAATAGACATAATCAGCATCCACAAGATGCTTGGAAAGAGTTTATGCGAGATGCAGATGCTGACAAAGTAAACAAGACTGGATACGCTACACCCAGAGGCGGTGAAAAAGGGGCATATCAAAACCATGTCACTAGAGATAACAAAGTTATAATTCCATACGAAAGAATCGAAGATGTTGAGTTAGATGCGTTCCAAGATGGATATGTTGTAAGATTATTCCCTTCCCAATACTTTAATGAAGAGGGTGGAAAAAGCAGAGAGGTTGAAAATATTGACACAGATGTGAGTGTCGGTGAAAATGCTTTTATCTTATATAGGAGCAGAAGTTCATTTCAAAAACTGCCACCAAAGGATGACTGGGAAATTCGATGGTTGGAGAGAGATGGTGAAAAAGTAGACAACAGAACCAGTAGGGCAGAAGACAGAGGACACTATGTTATCCGTTTTCCAGGTACAAATTCGCAGACAAAGAGGGTTGAAGGACCACCACAGGGTATCTTTGCTCCTGAATATGCAACGAATGAAGATAAGTACCTCTCACAATGTTTGCTTGCATGGCTTATAACTCAAACATTAGATTCCCCTTATACTGAGGACGAATACGCACATTTAGAGGCTATCCTGGAGGAGGAGGATATACTTGAATATGACTTCAGATCAAAAGGGATAATTAGAGATGGCATCTGTACGTGCCCTCTTTGTCGTAGACCAATTGTATATGAAGAATTACATAATACCGTATCCTTCGATGAGGAAGATGGGCTGTCTAATGCAGGTGTCCAAATTCAAGAAGTGACCAGATCTACATCTGTAAACCTCTTTCATCTGAAACCTCTTGTGTATCACGAGTTGCGGCATGCGCCCGATGATGTAGCATGGGGACATGCCTCTTGTAATACTCGGCTCGGTCAGAGAAGATGCTATTCGATATCTGAGCTGAAGGATCAAAACCACTCTGTTTATGTTAGTTTAGATGACGGAAATAGTGAGAGAATAGGGTATGCAAGTCGGGATCGAAGGATGATAAGATCAAATGATGGCGCTGTATGGATTAAAATAAATGAGGAATTTGACGAGGACCCCCTGGACAGAGTAACTGAGTTTTTCGCGGAAGAGGAAACAGTCGATGATAACTGA
- a CDS encoding type I restriction endonuclease subunit R, translated as MGLNELSLSETPAIEIFQELGYDHVPGAELNSERVSTSDVVLQERLRESLRKFNPDVPEKAIEDAVRQLKSTQSPNLLEDNQQFHKQLVDGIQVEFEQGGEQVGRFIRPIDFQNIENNDWLVTTQLSIQVGDNPRRRPDMVVYINGLPLGVLEFKNPTDPKATLENAYDQVNRRYRDDISPLLRFNEVIGLMDMHEARVGCLDAGWQWYRPWRYIEEEGVEHELPEEEVLLRGVFNKGRFLDIIENFIIFSERDGQPVKMLAGYHQFYGVREAVESAKKTQGDDLGRIGVYWHTQGSGKSLSMVYFVRKIRRSDDFGNPTFVVVTDRNELDEQITHTFSDAGYNVNWADTIPDLRDKLDRQAGGLIFTTIQKFQTREGEHEHPVVNDREDIIVMADEAHRSQTEKLGENLRDSLPNASFIGFTATPIHDGDNATRMTFGGYVSKYTIDRSEEDGSTVPIYYESRFAKLQLNKEAIGESVRELLDSGDEELENELVEKWTRLRRIIETADDRLSKIAEDIVNHYQDREIEGKAMVVSISRKAAVKYKRYIEQQPDAPEVGVVISEPEEYIDDPVSEGELKRRFKNPDDSLKIIVVCDKWTTGFDCPPLHTLYIDRPMKNHNLLQTIGRVNRVYKDKPGGLVVDYIGIAEDLRQALDQYTSDIQEMAMVDVETAVEVMKKKHYKVSRYLSRVDYEDWQELSELKLSRLIHRAESEVIATEEKKEEYLQAVAELKHAFALVTPHNAAGEIRSDLLFFEAVRDSLRSLESNNAAKEEKLDSAMKKLIAEGVTADEVVSVAGFEKWKSEEPIVSDEFLSDVERVEEPDLQVKMLEKLLRNEISTRKQQNLAKYESFEEELEETLNEYNNQFLTTEEVIEELRSYAGKIQQEDHRQERLGLSVEELAFYDAIETNAETEIDDELLQEVAQEVCEMLKENVNIDWTDRKAMRSKLKARVKGLLRKNGLSHSDYQPLIQPIVHQAEALYGDVSEGNRS; from the coding sequence ATGGGGCTAAATGAATTGTCCTTATCAGAAACCCCTGCTATAGAGATATTTCAAGAACTTGGTTACGATCATGTTCCTGGAGCTGAGCTAAACTCGGAACGTGTATCCACTTCTGACGTAGTTCTCCAGGAAAGGCTTAGAGAGAGCCTCAGAAAATTCAATCCTGATGTCCCTGAGAAGGCGATTGAGGATGCAGTTCGACAACTAAAAAGTACACAATCTCCGAACTTATTGGAGGACAATCAACAATTCCATAAACAATTAGTAGACGGCATCCAAGTCGAATTTGAGCAGGGAGGCGAACAGGTTGGTCGGTTCATCCGTCCCATTGATTTCCAGAATATAGAGAATAACGACTGGCTTGTAACGACCCAACTTTCTATCCAGGTTGGTGACAATCCTCGTCGCCGACCTGACATGGTTGTTTATATAAATGGTCTCCCTCTCGGTGTTCTCGAATTCAAAAATCCAACCGACCCTAAGGCAACTCTGGAGAACGCATACGATCAGGTCAACCGTAGATATCGAGACGATATTTCGCCTCTGCTTCGATTTAACGAAGTCATCGGGTTAATGGACATGCACGAGGCACGGGTTGGTTGTCTTGATGCGGGTTGGCAGTGGTACCGCCCCTGGCGGTATATCGAAGAAGAGGGGGTTGAGCATGAACTCCCCGAAGAAGAAGTTCTCCTTAGGGGAGTGTTCAATAAGGGCCGATTCCTGGACATCATTGAGAATTTTATTATTTTCAGCGAGAGGGACGGGCAGCCGGTGAAGATGCTGGCAGGGTACCACCAGTTCTACGGCGTCCGAGAAGCTGTTGAGAGTGCAAAGAAAACCCAAGGAGACGATTTAGGACGAATTGGCGTCTACTGGCATACTCAAGGTTCCGGGAAGTCACTCTCAATGGTTTATTTCGTACGTAAGATCCGACGGAGTGACGACTTCGGGAATCCGACGTTCGTCGTCGTCACGGATCGGAACGAGTTAGACGAGCAGATTACGCACACATTCAGTGATGCTGGATATAACGTGAACTGGGCTGATACGATTCCCGACCTACGTGACAAACTTGATCGCCAGGCTGGCGGGCTGATTTTCACGACGATACAGAAGTTCCAGACCCGAGAAGGCGAACACGAACATCCGGTGGTCAATGATCGTGAAGACATAATCGTAATGGCAGATGAGGCACACAGATCTCAGACAGAAAAGCTGGGGGAGAATCTTCGAGATTCCCTCCCCAACGCCTCTTTCATCGGCTTCACAGCCACTCCAATTCATGATGGTGATAACGCAACTCGGATGACGTTTGGGGGGTACGTCAGTAAGTATACGATTGACCGATCCGAGGAAGACGGTTCAACCGTTCCAATTTATTACGAATCCCGGTTCGCAAAACTCCAACTTAATAAAGAAGCAATCGGTGAGTCGGTGCGTGAGCTGCTGGATTCGGGCGACGAAGAACTTGAGAACGAACTTGTCGAAAAGTGGACGAGGCTTCGACGTATTATCGAAACTGCTGATGACCGTCTAAGCAAGATTGCTGAGGACATCGTCAATCACTATCAAGATAGGGAAATTGAGGGGAAAGCGATGGTTGTGTCCATCAGTCGGAAGGCTGCAGTGAAATACAAGCGCTATATTGAGCAGCAACCTGATGCCCCAGAAGTTGGTGTAGTTATCTCTGAACCTGAAGAGTACATCGATGACCCTGTGAGCGAGGGTGAACTCAAACGCCGTTTCAAGAATCCAGACGACTCCCTGAAGATCATTGTTGTCTGTGATAAGTGGACGACGGGCTTCGATTGCCCCCCACTGCATACTCTCTACATTGATCGGCCGATGAAGAACCACAACCTCCTTCAGACAATAGGAAGAGTAAATCGGGTCTACAAAGATAAACCAGGAGGACTGGTAGTTGACTACATCGGTATTGCGGAGGATCTGCGCCAAGCACTGGATCAGTACACATCCGATATCCAAGAGATGGCGATGGTAGATGTCGAAACTGCCGTGGAGGTAATGAAAAAGAAGCACTACAAAGTCTCTCGGTACCTTTCACGCGTTGATTACGAGGATTGGCAGGAACTTAGTGAACTCAAACTGTCACGGCTGATTCATCGGGCTGAGAGTGAAGTCATCGCTACGGAAGAAAAGAAAGAAGAGTATCTGCAGGCTGTGGCAGAACTCAAGCATGCGTTCGCATTAGTGACGCCTCATAACGCGGCTGGTGAGATCCGTTCTGACCTGCTCTTTTTCGAGGCAGTTAGGGATAGTCTCCGGTCCTTGGAGAGTAATAATGCAGCTAAAGAGGAGAAATTGGACTCCGCGATGAAGAAATTGATTGCAGAGGGTGTGACTGCAGATGAGGTAGTATCCGTTGCTGGATTCGAGAAATGGAAGTCCGAGGAACCAATTGTCAGTGATGAGTTCCTTTCCGACGTTGAGCGTGTTGAGGAACCGGATCTGCAAGTGAAAATGCTTGAGAAGTTGCTTCGAAACGAGATATCGACGCGGAAGCAGCAGAACCTCGCAAAATATGAATCATTCGAGGAAGAGTTGGAGGAGACGCTCAACGAGTACAACAACCAATTCCTGACGACCGAGGAAGTGATTGAAGAGTTGCGGAGCTACGCTGGAAAGATTCAACAAGAGGACCATCGACAAGAACGATTAGGACTCTCTGTTGAGGAGTTGGCGTTTTACGATGCGATAGAAACGAATGCGGAAACAGAAATTGACGACGAACTACTCCAAGAGGTCGCCCAGGAGGTATGCGAGATGTTGAAGGAGAACGTGAATATCGATTGGACGGACCGCAAGGCGATGCGATCCAAACTAAAAGCAAGAGTGAAAGGCCTCCTCCGTAAAAATGGTCTATCGCATAGTGACTATCAACCCCTTATACAGCCGATTGTTCATCAGGCTGAGGCGCTCTACGGTGACGTATCGGAAGGAAATCGTTCATAG